From the Catenulispora sp. GP43 genome, one window contains:
- a CDS encoding peptide MFS transporter produces MTTHDVPSPAQGLPPQDEDRAFFGHPKGLQTLFATEFWERYSFYGMRGLLVLFLTDTTAHHGLGLSDAAGNSFYGIYNSLVYLMAVPGGWVADRVWGARRSVLWGGIIIALGHYVMAVPTAATSFLGLGLIVLGTGLLKPNISAQVGGLYHQHDDRRDAGFTIFYMAINSGAFLAPLTAGWVGQHVNYHLGFGIAALGMTFAVVWYVVEGKHLGTVGLRPPKPITPPELRRSLRMGALIVAVVLAIVLGWMAITEWSVSAFADGLAAPIIVTPFVYFGYMFSRGGLTAGERPKLLAFVAFFIGATVFWMIYDQSGSQLNLFAADKTDLSIFGWQMPSVWLQSANPFYIMVFAPIFAWMWQKLGDRAPRTSVKFAIGLVVIGCSFFVMSIAGKDATPTHRVSIWFLAITYLLQTIGELCLSPVGLSVTTQLAPARFAGQMLGLWFLATATGNALNVYVTKLSTVMSDFTYFLTLGAVAAGIGLLVFLASPIINRLMGDVR; encoded by the coding sequence ATGACGACCCACGACGTTCCCTCGCCTGCCCAGGGCCTGCCGCCGCAGGATGAGGATCGAGCGTTCTTCGGCCACCCGAAGGGTCTGCAGACACTGTTCGCGACCGAGTTCTGGGAGCGGTACAGCTTCTACGGCATGCGCGGGCTGCTCGTCCTGTTCCTCACCGACACCACGGCCCATCACGGCCTGGGACTGTCGGACGCGGCCGGCAACAGCTTCTACGGCATCTACAACAGCCTGGTGTACCTGATGGCGGTGCCCGGCGGCTGGGTCGCCGACCGGGTCTGGGGCGCCAGACGCTCGGTGCTGTGGGGCGGCATCATCATCGCGCTGGGCCACTACGTGATGGCTGTCCCGACCGCGGCCACCTCGTTCCTGGGCCTGGGGCTGATCGTGCTGGGCACCGGGCTGCTCAAGCCGAACATCTCCGCGCAGGTCGGCGGGCTCTACCACCAGCACGACGACCGGCGGGACGCCGGCTTCACGATCTTCTACATGGCGATCAACTCCGGCGCGTTCCTGGCGCCGCTGACCGCCGGCTGGGTCGGCCAGCACGTCAACTACCACCTGGGCTTCGGGATCGCCGCGCTCGGCATGACCTTCGCGGTGGTCTGGTACGTCGTGGAGGGCAAGCACCTGGGCACCGTCGGGCTCCGGCCGCCCAAGCCGATCACCCCGCCGGAGCTGCGGCGCTCGCTGCGGATGGGCGCGCTGATCGTGGCGGTGGTGCTGGCCATCGTGCTGGGCTGGATGGCGATCACCGAGTGGTCGGTCTCGGCGTTCGCCGACGGCCTGGCCGCGCCGATCATCGTCACGCCGTTCGTCTACTTCGGCTACATGTTCAGCCGGGGCGGGCTGACCGCCGGGGAGCGGCCCAAGCTGCTGGCGTTCGTCGCGTTCTTCATCGGCGCCACGGTGTTCTGGATGATCTACGACCAGTCCGGCAGCCAGCTCAACCTGTTCGCGGCCGACAAGACCGACCTGTCGATCTTCGGCTGGCAGATGCCCTCGGTGTGGCTGCAGTCCGCGAACCCGTTCTACATCATGGTGTTCGCGCCGATCTTCGCCTGGATGTGGCAGAAGCTCGGCGACCGGGCCCCGCGCACCTCGGTGAAGTTCGCGATCGGGCTGGTGGTGATCGGCTGCTCGTTCTTCGTGATGAGCATCGCCGGCAAGGACGCCACGCCCACGCACCGGGTCTCGATCTGGTTCCTGGCGATCACCTACCTGCTGCAGACGATCGGCGAGCTGTGCCTGTCCCCGGTCGGGCTGTCGGTGACCACGCAGCTGGCCCCGGCCCGCTTCGCCGGGCAGATGCTGGGGCTGTGGTTCCTGGCCACCGCGACCGGGAACGCGCTCAACGTCTACGTCACCAAGCTCAGCACGGTGATGAGCGACTTCACCTACTTCCTGACGCTGGGCGCGGTGGCGGCGGGCATCGGGCTGCTGGTGTTCCTGGCCTCGCCGATCATCAACCGGCTGATGGGCGACGTGCGGTAG
- a CDS encoding response regulator transcription factor, which translates to MTRVLLAEDDAAISEPLARALRREGYEVTVRADGPGALLAGQSGVDLVVLDLGLPGMDGLEVCRRLRADGHTFPVLVLTARADEVDTVVGLDAGADDYVTKPFRLAELLARVRALLRRGTPDLGNGVHGVRIDIESHRAYLGDQELNLTAKEFDLLRVLVREVGRVVTRDQLMREVWDTTWWSSTKTLDMHISWLRKKLGDEASRPRFITTVRGVGFRFERG; encoded by the coding sequence ATGACCCGAGTACTGCTCGCCGAGGACGACGCCGCCATTTCCGAACCGCTGGCGCGGGCGCTCCGACGTGAGGGCTATGAGGTCACCGTCCGCGCCGACGGCCCCGGGGCCCTGCTGGCCGGTCAGAGTGGCGTCGACCTGGTCGTTCTCGACCTGGGCCTGCCCGGCATGGACGGCCTGGAGGTCTGCCGCCGGCTGCGTGCCGACGGCCACACCTTCCCGGTGCTGGTGTTGACAGCCCGCGCCGACGAGGTCGACACCGTGGTGGGCCTCGACGCCGGCGCCGACGACTATGTGACCAAGCCCTTCCGGCTGGCCGAACTGCTGGCCCGGGTCCGGGCGCTGCTCCGGCGCGGCACCCCGGACCTGGGCAACGGCGTGCACGGCGTCCGGATAGACATCGAATCGCACCGCGCTTACCTGGGCGACCAGGAGCTGAACCTGACCGCCAAGGAGTTCGACCTGCTCCGGGTGCTGGTCCGCGAGGTCGGCCGGGTGGTCACCCGCGACCAGCTGATGCGCGAGGTCTGGGACACCACGTGGTGGTCCTCCACCAAGACCCTGGACATGCACATCTCCTGGCTGCGCAAGAAGCTCGGCGACGAGGCCTCCCGTCCTCGGTTCATCACCACGGTGCGGGGCGTCGGCTTCCGCTTCGAGCGCGGCTAG
- a CDS encoding sensor histidine kinase encodes MMVVILLGVPLAVLEVRSVDTSTKTILATEARMLAQTVRMQVSKASPDGTNSGPGDYTRDWQQMIASDHDATVNVDGQSPVQVNSALPPGAPTFSVTFDIDNVLRNVGVHVTVRASREPADQQIRSSMYLIGGVALAVLVAATGLAYLQARRLTKPLEELAATAERLGSGDPRPRHRRYGISELDRVAEVIDSSADRISTMLGAERRLAAEASHELRTPLAALSMRLEEIITLADDPQTVRDEAEVALSQVERLTDVVQRLLTTVRTHRRSDLAVPIEVDTVIRQQVHEWRPAYQSMRRGIVVSGERRLMAMATPGAFSQILSTLLENSLIHGAGTVTVHTRAVGGSVVVEVGDEGDGIAPDLEAKLFERGASSRGSTGLGLAVARELAEADGGRLNLVLQRPAVFAVFLTEHSPLSVIAR; translated from the coding sequence ATGATGGTCGTCATCCTGCTCGGTGTGCCGTTGGCCGTGCTCGAGGTGCGCTCGGTGGACACCAGCACCAAGACCATCCTGGCCACCGAGGCCCGAATGCTCGCCCAGACCGTGCGGATGCAGGTCAGCAAGGCCAGCCCGGACGGCACCAACTCCGGGCCGGGCGACTACACGCGGGACTGGCAGCAGATGATCGCCTCCGACCACGACGCCACGGTCAACGTCGACGGCCAGAGCCCGGTCCAGGTCAACAGCGCGCTGCCGCCCGGCGCGCCGACCTTCAGCGTCACCTTCGACATCGACAACGTGCTGCGCAACGTCGGAGTGCACGTCACCGTCCGGGCCTCGCGCGAGCCGGCCGACCAGCAGATACGCAGCTCCATGTACCTGATCGGCGGGGTGGCGCTGGCCGTCCTGGTGGCCGCGACCGGCCTGGCCTACCTGCAGGCCCGCCGGCTCACCAAGCCGCTGGAGGAGCTGGCGGCCACCGCCGAGCGCCTGGGCTCGGGCGACCCGCGGCCCCGGCACCGCCGCTACGGCATCAGCGAGCTGGACCGGGTCGCCGAGGTCATCGACAGTTCGGCGGACCGGATCTCCACCATGCTCGGGGCCGAGCGCCGGCTGGCCGCCGAGGCCTCGCACGAGCTGCGCACCCCGCTGGCCGCGCTGTCGATGCGGCTGGAGGAGATCATCACGCTGGCCGACGACCCGCAGACCGTGCGCGACGAGGCCGAGGTGGCGCTGTCCCAGGTGGAGCGGCTCACCGACGTGGTGCAGCGGCTGCTGACCACGGTGCGCACCCACCGGCGCTCGGATCTTGCGGTGCCGATCGAGGTGGACACCGTGATCCGGCAGCAGGTCCACGAGTGGCGCCCGGCCTACCAGTCGATGCGCCGCGGGATCGTGGTCTCCGGCGAGCGGCGGCTGATGGCCATGGCCACGCCCGGCGCGTTCTCCCAGATCCTGTCCACGCTGCTGGAGAACTCGCTGATCCACGGCGCCGGCACGGTCACCGTGCACACCCGCGCGGTCGGCGGCTCGGTGGTGGTCGAGGTCGGCGACGAGGGCGACGGCATCGCGCCGGACCTGGAGGCGAAGCTGTTCGAGCGGGGCGCCTCCTCGCGCGGGTCCACCGGGCTGGGCCTGGCAGTGGCGCGGGAGCTGGCCGAGGCCGACGGTGGCCGGCTGAACCTGGTGCTTCAGCGGCCGGCGGTGTTCGCCGTCTTCCTCACGGAGCACTCGCCCTTGTCGGTGATTGCGCGCTGA
- a CDS encoding GtrA family protein, whose product MLVARIVSTFRKLYAEMLKFGVVGAIGVASDVGSSNLLWQYTGLSHTVASIGGTCVATVTAYIGNRYWVFRDRPADARRREMAMFALISLVGLIIENSFVFVGDRVLGFHSIEAANVAKFILGLPVAGVFRFTTSHLFVFPEATGAAGAAGSAGATGAATGTAGGAEGSDDDGFSAQSPTRASAP is encoded by the coding sequence GTGCTCGTAGCCAGAATCGTCTCGACGTTCCGCAAGCTCTACGCCGAGATGCTCAAGTTCGGCGTGGTCGGCGCCATCGGCGTGGCCTCGGACGTCGGCAGCTCCAACCTCCTGTGGCAGTACACCGGCCTGAGCCACACCGTCGCCTCCATCGGCGGCACCTGCGTGGCCACCGTCACCGCCTACATCGGCAACCGCTACTGGGTCTTCCGCGACCGGCCGGCCGACGCCCGCCGCCGGGAGATGGCGATGTTCGCGCTGATCAGCCTGGTCGGCCTGATCATCGAGAACAGCTTCGTGTTCGTCGGGGACCGGGTGCTGGGCTTCCACAGCATCGAGGCGGCCAACGTCGCCAAGTTCATCCTGGGCCTGCCGGTCGCCGGGGTGTTCCGGTTCACGACCTCGCACCTGTTCGTCTTCCCCGAGGCCACCGGGGCAGCTGGGGCAGCTGGAAGCGCCGGGGCCACTGGGGCGGCCACCGGGACCGCCGGCGGCGCTGAGGGCTCCGACGACGACGGCTTCAGCGCGCAATCACCGACAAGGGCGAGTGCTCCGTGA
- a CDS encoding GtrA family protein, translated as MTVVRSLYNRFEHLVHELSKFGAVGAAALVVNIVVLNGMLLAVKDKQIVATIVSTAVATIVSYIGNRYWTYKDRDKIDRHREMIFFFLINGVAMVIEVMFVFISKYGLGQDGTLAVNIAKYVFGMPLGMLFRLYCYRTFVFPEGTVEEPEVVPASATAPLYPTSNSHAAHQRPVPETAGR; from the coding sequence GTGACGGTCGTGCGTTCTCTGTACAACCGCTTCGAACACCTCGTCCACGAGCTGTCGAAGTTCGGAGCCGTGGGCGCGGCAGCCCTGGTGGTCAACATCGTCGTGTTGAACGGCATGCTGCTGGCGGTCAAGGACAAGCAGATCGTCGCCACCATCGTCTCGACCGCGGTGGCCACCATCGTCTCCTACATCGGCAACCGGTACTGGACCTACAAGGACCGCGACAAGATCGACCGCCACCGGGAGATGATCTTCTTCTTCCTGATCAACGGCGTCGCCATGGTCATCGAGGTCATGTTCGTCTTCATCAGCAAGTACGGCCTGGGCCAGGACGGCACGCTGGCGGTCAACATCGCCAAGTACGTCTTCGGTATGCCGCTGGGCATGCTGTTCCGCCTGTACTGCTACCGGACCTTCGTCTTCCCCGAGGGCACCGTCGAGGAGCCCGAGGTCGTCCCGGCGTCCGCGACCGCGCCGCTGTACCCGACCTCGAACAGCCACGCGGCGCACCAGCGCCCGGTCCCGGAGACCGCGGGCCGCTGA
- a CDS encoding 5-(carboxyamino)imidazole ribonucleotide synthase produces the protein MSFPVVGVVGGGQLARMMQQAAIGLGVELRVLAQRPDDPAAQVTPGTVIGDHHDFEALKAFAAGCDVLTFDHEHVPTDFLHELEAAGVAVRPGPDALVYAQDKGLMRQRLSELGLPCPQWALVSSDDDLADFGTTVGFPYVLKATRGGYDGRGVWVVDDMDEARAVLAGAVERGVKLLAEAKVPFVRELSAQVARSPHGQAAAYPVVESLQIDGICREVYMPAPGLSEAAALDAQRIALTIAKELGVTGMLAVEMFETADGAVLINELAMRPHNSGHWSMDGAVTGQFEQHLRAVLDLPLGQVRPVAPVVVMANVLGLDLPEVYPAYKHVMAHDPGVKVHMYGKAVKPGRKIGHVNVLSVQGGSFEDTVERARHAAAYLRGEIDE, from the coding sequence GTGAGCTTTCCCGTGGTAGGAGTCGTCGGAGGCGGCCAGCTGGCGCGCATGATGCAGCAGGCCGCGATCGGTCTGGGAGTGGAGCTGCGCGTGCTGGCGCAGCGGCCGGACGATCCGGCCGCGCAGGTGACGCCGGGCACCGTGATCGGCGACCACCACGACTTCGAGGCGCTCAAGGCCTTCGCCGCCGGCTGCGACGTGCTCACCTTCGATCATGAGCACGTGCCCACCGACTTCCTGCACGAGCTGGAGGCTGCCGGCGTCGCCGTCCGCCCCGGCCCGGACGCGCTGGTCTACGCCCAGGACAAGGGCTTGATGCGGCAGCGGCTCTCCGAGCTCGGGCTGCCGTGCCCGCAGTGGGCGCTGGTCTCCTCCGACGACGATCTCGCCGACTTCGGCACGACGGTCGGCTTCCCCTATGTCCTGAAGGCCACCCGCGGCGGCTACGACGGCCGCGGGGTGTGGGTGGTCGACGATATGGACGAGGCGCGGGCGGTGCTGGCTGGCGCCGTCGAGCGCGGCGTGAAACTGCTGGCCGAGGCCAAGGTGCCGTTCGTCCGGGAGCTGTCGGCCCAGGTCGCGCGCTCCCCGCACGGCCAGGCGGCCGCCTACCCGGTGGTGGAGTCGCTGCAGATCGACGGGATCTGCCGCGAGGTGTACATGCCGGCGCCGGGGCTGTCCGAGGCCGCCGCGCTGGACGCGCAGCGGATCGCGCTGACCATCGCCAAGGAGCTCGGGGTCACCGGGATGCTCGCGGTGGAGATGTTCGAGACCGCCGACGGCGCCGTGCTGATCAACGAGCTGGCGATGCGGCCGCACAACTCCGGGCACTGGAGCATGGACGGCGCGGTCACCGGCCAGTTCGAGCAGCACCTGCGCGCCGTGCTGGACCTGCCGCTGGGCCAGGTGCGGCCGGTGGCGCCGGTGGTGGTGATGGCCAACGTGCTGGGCCTGGACCTGCCCGAGGTCTACCCGGCGTACAAGCACGTGATGGCGCACGACCCCGGGGTCAAGGTGCACATGTACGGCAAGGCCGTGAAGCCGGGCCGGAAGATCGGGCATGTCAACGTCCTGAGCGTCCAGGGCGGGTCGTTCGAGGACACCGTCGAGCGTGCCCGGCACGCCGCCGCGTACCTGCGAGGAGAGATCGATGAGTGA
- the purE gene encoding 5-(carboxyamino)imidazole ribonucleotide mutase: protein MSEPATSTASPLVGLVMGSDSDWPVMKLAAEALEEFGIPYEADVVSAHRMPREMIAYGENAAGRGLKVIIAGAGGAAHLPGMLASVTPLPVIGVPVPLKYLDGMDSLLSIVQMPAGVPVATVSVGGARNAGLLAARILAAHDLELLGAMRAFQDDLNAQATAKGAVLRAVRAE, encoded by the coding sequence ATGAGTGAGCCGGCCACCTCCACCGCCAGCCCCCTGGTCGGGCTGGTGATGGGCTCGGACTCGGACTGGCCGGTGATGAAGCTCGCCGCCGAGGCGCTGGAGGAGTTCGGCATCCCCTACGAGGCGGACGTGGTCTCGGCGCACCGCATGCCGCGCGAGATGATCGCCTACGGCGAGAACGCGGCCGGCCGCGGCCTGAAGGTGATCATCGCCGGCGCCGGCGGCGCGGCGCACCTGCCCGGCATGCTCGCCTCCGTCACCCCGCTGCCGGTGATCGGCGTCCCGGTCCCGCTGAAGTACCTGGACGGCATGGACTCGCTGCTGTCGATCGTGCAGATGCCGGCCGGCGTCCCGGTCGCCACGGTCTCGGTCGGCGGCGCCCGCAACGCCGGCCTGCTGGCCGCCCGCATCCTGGCCGCCCACGACCTGGAACTGCTCGGCGCCATGCGCGCCTTCCAGGACGACCTCAACGCTCAGGCCACGGCCAAGGGTGCAGTTCTGCGGGCCGTTAGGGCAGAGTAG
- a CDS encoding protein kinase — translation MDANRPAPGPGGYGGLGAGSIVSKNIQPLLEADPRQIGPYAVGGRLGQGAMGSVYLGFAPSGQAFALKVLRQDFASDRDFRKRFTREIAAARAVHSPFVNAVTDADPNAATPWLASYFIPGPPLSSAVQLAGPFAPRSVAHLGVGIGLALQAIHTAGIVHRDLKPANVLVASDGPRVIDFGIARAVDASMLTATGMRLGTPSFMAPEQVAGSDVDAPADVWAVGGMLIYAATGRTPFGDGNAMAILYRVENHDPDLQGLEPALAHIAGRCLAKDPADRPTPTQLVEMCRAALNGGLAGHPALRGSDVTGWLPSAVSRDLAARAAELSNIGHVVPGPVAAAAPVAPPYAGGDTGTGTGTGTGSAGRTGGGLGGFLRRKGGGPAGAASATGAPLSGQPSGQYSQGTAMGGGQGQYGQPGGQTGGGQYGPPPGYEGQDPNGTGGGGQGQYGGAGGTGQMPPAQMPPGQVPPGQIPPGQMPPGQYGAPAPQQGHPGQWGQPQQGSFGGQQPAAPAWGPSGPSGSDMPTIVTPPNAPAPAPEPQGPAWRVATSSQPPAAPEPEPAGVAGLPAGFTPIGEEARRLAEAVDGAPGGGTGQQPAGSGPAWGQTPGSGFGQQPASGASGWGQPAPSDAPAWGQPPAASSQPAASDAPAWGQPAAASPQPAAFTPDSSAAPDVDAAFGAPKPANSAIPQIAEPTFATNFNIPAVTPQPEAGAESGPARSGIGVPSIAEPTFATNFNIPAVTPQPEAGAESGPARSGIGVPSIAEPTFATNFNIPAVTPQPEPAADRAEQPQAAPSAPTSAPVPAPSFGIPQIAEPTFATNFNIPAVTPTPEPADSAAAADAPASQAAPSAPAPAPAPSFAIPQIAEPTFATNFNMPAVTPQSSAADSDAPEASAPAAPFGGVSVPQIAEPTFATNFNIPAVSAAGPNADADSATDAPSARTGPPAVSVPSIAEPSWATGFMPAVTPEAPAQDPIPDEPDPAPKPVTHAPPIPPHLQQPMTPPKGFGAPSSTSSSQQQPTPQPQQQGLPFQQQAPAQQPFAPSQPSTPQPPFAPPQAQAQQQGQGQQQQPYAAGGYAPQPQPQPQPPYAQQQPPAPQPQHGYQQQPPQPYQQQPAQGYQQQPPQAYQQPYQPQPQQQGQQQGQYPQPQFGYQQQPPAPPQQQHAAYQQQPPAPPQHAAPPQQHAAYQQQPPQHSTPSPNANPNQPTTPRPDHNPQAGGLTIVPLPPSMESPYGVPERPHGPGPTLLDTDTAKGWSSWSSSKRIIVLAVVGIVVVGGIVAGILAMSGGGSSKSGASTPGSPVVGNTAQTSGSSSFAAAGQDPHWLFEAANA, via the coding sequence GTGGACGCCAACCGACCCGCTCCGGGACCCGGCGGCTACGGCGGCCTCGGCGCCGGCAGCATCGTCTCGAAGAACATCCAGCCGCTGCTGGAGGCCGACCCGCGCCAGATCGGGCCCTACGCGGTGGGCGGGCGCCTGGGTCAGGGCGCGATGGGCAGCGTCTACCTCGGCTTCGCCCCCTCCGGCCAGGCGTTCGCGCTGAAGGTGCTGCGCCAGGACTTCGCCTCCGACCGCGACTTCCGTAAGCGCTTCACCCGCGAGATCGCCGCGGCGCGCGCGGTGCACTCCCCGTTCGTCAACGCCGTCACCGACGCCGACCCGAACGCCGCGACCCCGTGGCTGGCCTCGTACTTCATCCCCGGCCCGCCGCTGAGCTCGGCGGTGCAGCTGGCCGGGCCCTTCGCCCCCCGCTCGGTGGCCCACCTCGGCGTCGGCATCGGCCTGGCCCTGCAGGCCATCCACACCGCGGGCATCGTCCACCGCGACCTGAAGCCGGCCAACGTCCTGGTCGCCTCCGACGGCCCGCGCGTCATCGACTTCGGCATAGCCCGCGCCGTCGACGCCAGCATGCTCACCGCCACCGGCATGCGCCTGGGCACCCCGAGCTTCATGGCGCCGGAACAGGTGGCGGGCAGCGACGTGGACGCCCCGGCGGACGTCTGGGCGGTCGGCGGCATGCTGATCTATGCCGCTACCGGACGGACCCCCTTCGGCGATGGCAACGCGATGGCCATCCTCTACCGCGTCGAGAACCACGACCCGGACCTGCAGGGACTGGAACCGGCTCTGGCGCACATAGCGGGCCGCTGCCTGGCCAAGGACCCCGCCGACCGCCCGACCCCGACCCAGCTCGTCGAGATGTGCCGCGCGGCCCTCAACGGCGGCCTGGCGGGACACCCGGCCCTGCGCGGCTCGGACGTCACCGGCTGGCTGCCGTCGGCGGTCTCCCGCGACCTCGCCGCGCGTGCGGCGGAGCTTTCGAACATCGGGCACGTGGTGCCGGGCCCGGTGGCTGCGGCCGCGCCGGTCGCGCCGCCGTACGCCGGCGGGGACACGGGCACCGGTACCGGTACCGGCACAGGCAGCGCGGGCAGGACCGGCGGCGGCCTCGGCGGATTCTTGCGACGCAAAGGCGGAGGACCGGCCGGCGCCGCTTCCGCGACGGGGGCGCCTCTGAGCGGGCAGCCCAGTGGTCAATACAGTCAGGGGACTGCGATGGGTGGCGGGCAGGGTCAGTACGGTCAGCCGGGCGGCCAGACCGGCGGCGGACAGTACGGACCGCCGCCCGGTTACGAGGGTCAGGACCCGAACGGGACGGGTGGCGGCGGGCAGGGCCAGTACGGCGGGGCTGGTGGGACGGGGCAGATGCCGCCGGCGCAGATGCCGCCCGGCCAGGTGCCGCCTGGGCAAATTCCGCCCGGTCAGATGCCGCCCGGCCAGTATGGGGCGCCCGCTCCGCAGCAGGGTCATCCCGGCCAGTGGGGCCAGCCTCAGCAAGGAAGCTTCGGTGGCCAGCAGCCTGCCGCGCCTGCGTGGGGACCCTCGGGCCCTTCGGGCAGCGACATGCCCACCATCGTCACGCCCCCGAACGCGCCTGCTCCTGCACCGGAACCCCAGGGGCCGGCCTGGCGGGTGGCGACGTCTTCACAGCCGCCGGCGGCCCCGGAGCCGGAACCCGCAGGAGTCGCCGGGCTTCCCGCAGGCTTCACTCCGATCGGGGAAGAGGCCAGGCGACTCGCTGAAGCCGTTGACGGTGCTCCGGGTGGCGGTACCGGGCAGCAGCCGGCAGGGAGCGGTCCTGCCTGGGGGCAGACTCCCGGCTCAGGCTTCGGTCAGCAGCCTGCGAGCGGTGCTTCGGGTTGGGGGCAGCCTGCGCCTTCTGACGCTCCTGCTTGGGGCCAGCCCCCAGCTGCTTCTTCTCAGCCGGCCGCTTCCGATGCTCCGGCTTGGGGCCAGCCTGCCGCTGCTTCTCCGCAGCCCGCTGCCTTCACGCCCGACTCTTCCGCAGCCCCCGACGTCGATGCGGCCTTCGGCGCGCCCAAGCCCGCCAACTCGGCCATCCCCCAGATCGCGGAGCCGACCTTCGCGACCAACTTCAATATCCCGGCGGTCACCCCGCAACCTGAGGCCGGCGCCGAATCCGGGCCCGCCCGGTCGGGTATCGGCGTGCCTTCCATCGCCGAGCCGACGTTCGCGACCAACTTCAACATCCCGGCGGTCACCCCGCAACCTGAGGCCGGCGCCGAATCCGGGCCCGCCCGGTCGGGTATCGGCGTGCCTTCCATCGCCGAGCCGACGTTCGCGACCAACTTCAACATCCCGGCGGTCACCCCGCAGCCCGAGCCCGCCGCCGATCGCGCCGAGCAGCCGCAGGCCGCGCCGTCGGCCCCGACCTCGGCCCCGGTACCCGCGCCCTCGTTCGGGATCCCGCAGATCGCCGAGCCGACGTTCGCGACCAACTTCAACATCCCGGCCGTCACCCCCACGCCCGAGCCCGCCGACTCCGCCGCTGCCGCCGACGCCCCCGCGTCCCAGGCCGCGCCGTCGGCCCCGGCGCCGGCTCCCGCGCCGTCGTTCGCGATCCCGCAGATCGCCGAACCCACGTTCGCCACCAACTTCAACATGCCCGCCGTGACCCCGCAGTCCAGTGCCGCGGATTCCGACGCGCCCGAAGCCTCGGCACCCGCGGCACCGTTCGGCGGGGTCAGCGTCCCGCAGATCGCCGAGCCGACCTTCGCGACCAACTTCAACATCCCCGCGGTCTCCGCCGCCGGCCCGAACGCGGACGCCGACTCGGCCACCGACGCGCCCTCGGCCCGTACCGGCCCTCCCGCGGTCAGCGTCCCCTCCATCGCTGAACCCTCCTGGGCCACCGGCTTCATGCCCGCGGTCACCCCCGAAGCCCCGGCCCAGGACCCGATCCCGGACGAGCCGGACCCGGCCCCCAAGCCGGTGACCCACGCCCCGCCGATCCCGCCGCACCTCCAGCAGCCGATGACGCCGCCCAAGGGCTTCGGCGCCCCGTCAAGCACATCGAGCTCGCAGCAGCAGCCGACGCCGCAGCCTCAGCAGCAGGGCTTGCCCTTCCAGCAGCAGGCCCCGGCTCAGCAGCCCTTCGCGCCATCTCAGCCCTCGACGCCCCAGCCGCCGTTCGCCCCGCCCCAGGCACAGGCGCAGCAGCAGGGCCAAGGTCAGCAGCAGCAGCCCTACGCCGCCGGCGGCTACGCTCCCCAGCCCCAGCCCCAGCCCCAGCCCCCGTACGCCCAGCAGCAGCCCCCGGCGCCCCAGCCCCAGCACGGCTACCAGCAGCAACCGCCGCAGCCCTACCAGCAGCAACCTGCGCAGGGGTACCAGCAGCAGCCGCCGCAGGCTTACCAGCAGCCGTACCAGCCGCAGCCTCAGCAGCAGGGCCAGCAGCAGGGCCAGTACCCCCAGCCGCAGTTCGGCTACCAGCAGCAGCCCCCAGCGCCGCCGCAGCAGCAGCACGCGGCCTACCAGCAGCAGCCCCCGGCCCCGCCGCAGCACGCCGCCCCGCCGCAGCAGCACGCGGCCTATCAGCAGCAGCCGCCCCAGCACTCCACTCCGAGCCCCAACGCCAACCCCAACCAACCCACCACCCCCCGCCCGGACCACAACCCCCAAGCCGGCGGCCTCACCATCGTCCCCCTCCCGCCCTCGATGGAGTCCCCGTACGGCGTCCCCGAACGCCCCCACGGCCCCGGCCCGACCCTCCTCGACACCGACACCGCCAAGGGCTGGTCCTCCTGGTCCAGCAGCAAGCGCATCATCGTCCTCGCCGTCGTGGGCATCGTGGTCGTCGGCGGCATCGTCGCGGGGATCCTCGCCATGTCCGGCGGCGGCTCCTCCAAGTCCGGCGCCTCCACCCCCGGCTCGCCCGTCGTCGGCAACACCGCCCAGACCAGCGGCTCCAGCAGCTTCGCCGCCGCCGGCCAGGACCCCCACTGGCTGTTCGAGGCGGCGAACGCCTGA
- a CDS encoding NADH-quinone oxidoreductase subunit A: MTGHGPAVAAVGNTAGTGSSGTYFSAYSVVGILLLLGVAFVATAFGANRLLRPHAPSPEKLLTYECGVDPVGEGWAHTQVRYYVYAFLYAIFAVDAVYLFPWATIFAAPGFKGTTLVEMFVFLGFLAVGLLYAYKKGVLAWL, from the coding sequence ATGACAGGGCATGGACCGGCCGTCGCAGCGGTCGGAAACACGGCGGGCACGGGGAGTAGCGGGACATACTTCAGCGCCTACTCCGTGGTCGGAATCCTCCTGCTCCTGGGAGTGGCGTTCGTGGCGACCGCTTTTGGCGCCAACCGCTTGCTGCGTCCCCACGCACCGAGCCCGGAGAAGCTCCTCACCTACGAATGCGGCGTGGACCCCGTCGGCGAGGGGTGGGCCCACACGCAGGTCCGTTATTACGTATATGCGTTCCTCTACGCCATCTTCGCCGTAGACGCCGTATATCTGTTCCCCTGGGCGACCATCTTCGCGGCGCCCGGCTTCAAGGGCACGACGCTCGTGGAGATGTTCGTCTTCCTCGGCTTCCTTGCGGTCGGCCTGCTGTACGCCTACAAGAAGGGTGTGCTGGCATGGCTGTAG